Below is a window of Variovorax sp. TBS-050B DNA.
AGGTCAGCGCATGGAACCGCAGCGGCACGCCCTTCGTGCTGCAGCCGATGGAGCGGCTCGCGCAACTGGTGATCGTGCCGGTGGTGCAGGCGCAGTTTCGCGTTGTCACGGAATTTGCAGCTTCGCAACGCGGCGAGGGCGGCTACGGCTCGACCGGCAAGCACTGAGCTTCGGCGCCCGGCCGATTCGTGTCGCAGCGGTAAAGGCCGGAACCTCGGCCAAGCGCCGCGGCTCCAAGGTTTCGGTATGTGTCAGGCGTCATCCCGCGTGCTGCGCGAGCGTTAGACACCGGTGCGGCGCATCCGGATGCGCCGCTTACTTCGAGGAGCCCTCAACATGAAAATTTCAACGCGCTTCATTTCCCTTGCCGCTTCCATGGTGGCCCTGGCCACGCTCACGGCCTGCGTTGCTCCCGCGCCGGTCTATCACACGACCCGCTATCCCTACCAGGCGCCGCCGCAGGCCGTTCCCTACCAGGAAGCGGCCTATGTCGAATACGGCCATGTGGCCAACATCGAGGTGCTGCGCAGCGAGACCGCGGGCACCGGCACCACGGGCGGCGGTGCGGTGGCAGGCGGCCTGATCGGCGGTGTGGTCGGCAACCAGTTCGGCCACGGCAGCGGCAGGGCGGCGGCCACGGCGCTCGGCATCGTGGGCGGTGCGCTGCTCGGCAACACCATCGAGGGCCAGAACAACGGCCCGCGTGCCTACGAGAGCTATCGCATCTCGGTGCAGACCGACCGCGGCGGCTACCGTGCCTTCGACGTGCCGCATCCCGGCGACCTGCGCATCGGCGACCGCGTGCGCATCGACAACGGCCACATCTCGCGCATGTAGCCGAAGGCCGCTTCGGCCGCCAACGAAAAAGCCGGGCAGTGCCCGGCTTCTTTTTTGGCCCGTGCCCCGCGGTTGACGTCAGTGCAGCAGATCGTTGCCTGGCGCCGTGGGCGGCACCTTGAAGAAGCCGGTGCCCGCGGTGCCGCGGCCGATCTCGTCCTCGGTGGCTTCGCGCACCGAGCGCACCGTGATGTCGAGCCGCACCGCGATGCCCGCGAGCGGATGGTTGCCGTCGAGCACGAGGTGCTCGGGGTAGATCTCGGCCACGGTGTAGATGGCGTCCTTGGGCATCGCCTCGCTCACGCCTTCGGGCAGCGCCGCGCCGTCGAAGGTCATGCCTTCCTCGGTGCCTTCGGGGAACAGCGAACGCGGTTCGAGAAACAGCAGCTGGTCGTTGAAGTCGCCGAAGCCCTGCTCGGGCTCGAGCTGCAGTTGCACGCGCGCGCCGGGTTCATGGCCCTGCAGGGCGGCTTCGATCACGTCGAAGAGGTCGTCGCCGCCGACCAGGAACTCCACCGGCTCGTCGAGCACGTCGAGCACTTCGCCGAGGGTGTCTTTCATCGTCCAGGTCAGGCCGACCACGCATTGTTCAGAGATTTCCATTGCAGAATTCTCCCATGGAGATCACACAACCGCTGCCGCTGCTCGGCGGCCTGAGCGCCGCGCAGTTCATGCGGCGGCATTGGCAGAAGAAACCCTTGCTGGTGCGCCAGGCCGTACCCGCCATGGTGCCACCGATCGAGCGCAGCGCGCTCTTTGCCCTTGCCGCGCGGGAGGACGTGGAGTCGCGGCTCATCCGCCATGGCAAGGCCGGCTGGACGCTGCGGCACGGCCCGTTCGCGCGGCGCGCGCTGCCGCCGCTCAACCAGGCCGCCTGGACGCTGCTGGTGCAGGGTGTCGACCTGCACCACGACGGCGTGCATGCGCTGCTGCAGCAGTTCCGCTTCCTGCCCGATGCACGGCTCGACGACCTGATGATCAGCTACGCGAGCGACCAGGGCGGGGTCGGCCCGCATTTCGACAGCTACGACGTGTTCCTGCTGCAGGCCCAGGGCCGCCGCCGCTGGTCGATCGGCAAGCAGAGCGACCTGCGGCTTTCGCCCGGCGTGCCGCTGAAGATCCTGGCGCACTTCGAGCCCGAAGAGACCTTCGTGCTCGAGCCCGGCGACATGCTCTACCTGCCGCCCAAGTACGCGCACGACGGCGTGGCGCTCGGCGACGACTGCATGACCTGTTCGATCGGCCTGCGTTCCGCGGCCGTGGGCGAGCTCGGCGCCGATCTGCTCGCGCGCATGGCGCAGGGCTATGCCGAGGACCTGGAGGAGGCCGGCCCCGCCGAACTCGCCCGCTACTGCGATCCCTCGCAGCCCGCCGTGGAAACGCCAGCCGCCATGCCGGCAGCGCTTCAGGCCTTCGCGCGCAAGGCGGTCGAGGCGGCGCTGCGCGACCCCGATACCATCGACCGCGCGCTCGGCGAATCGCTCACGGAGCCGAAGGCCAACGTCTGGTTCGACGAAGGCGAGGCGCCCGACCTGCTGCAGCAGGTGGCGCTCGACCGCCGCACGCGCATGCTCTACGACGCGCGGCATGTCTACATCAACGGCGAGAGCTTCCGCGCCGGCGGCGCCGACGCCACGCTGATGCGCCGGCTGGCCGACCGGCGCGCGCTCGGTCCGCGCGAACTCGCGCGGGCGAGCGAGGGCGCGCGGGCGCTGCTTGCCGAATGGTGCGAGGCGGGGTGGGTCCATGCCCGATGAGCCGAAGATCGACGACGCACCGGTGCTGCCCGAAGGCCGGTTCGACGGCCGCGAGGCCTTCGAAGGCATCGTGCGCGCGGCGCTTGCGGCGGCGGCCCACCGCGGGTGGAAGGAACTGGTCTTCAGCGATCCCGACTTCGCCGACTGGCCGCTCGGCGAACGCTCCAGCATCGAGGCGCTCAAGGCCTGGTCGGCCTCCGGGCGCCGCTTCGTGCTGCTGGCGCAGCGCTTCGACGTGATCGAGCGGGTGCATGCGCGCTTCGTGCCGTGGCGCCGCATGTGGGACCACATCGTCGAATGCCGCATGGTGCGCGGCGAAGCGGGGAGCCAGGTGGTGCCGAGCGCCATCTGGACGCCCGACTGGTTCGCGCACCGCATCGATCCCGAGCGCAGCCGCGGCCTTTGCGGTGCCGACCCTCGCGCGCGGCGCGAACTGCGCGAAAGCTTCGACGAATCGTGGCGGGTGGGGCGGCCCGCGTTTCCCGCGTCCACATTGGGCTTGTAAGCCAATGCCGCGAATGAGGCCGCGAGACACAAACGGATGACGATGGGGGTCTAGAATTTTTTCGTTCTGACATCCCATTGCAAAGGAGTTTCCATGAAGAAGTCGTCTTCCGTCCTGCTCGCTTCGTTGATCGCCGTCGCCGCACTCACGGCCTGCGGAAAGAAAGAGGATGCCGCGCCGGCGGTCGTGACCCCGCCGCCCGCGCCGGTGACCGAACCCGCACCGGCCACGCCGCCCGCGGCCACCCCGGCACCTTCGACCAGCAGCAGCGATCCGGCGGCCACGTCGCCTTCGCCGAGCGCTTCGTCGGCGCTCGATGCGGCCAATGCCGCCACCGAGGCCGCCAAGAAGAACGAAGCGCCCAAGCAGTAATCGGTTCGCTTCTGCCGCCGGCGCGTCATTGGCCCGGCGGGAAAGAACGAACGCCAGAAGAAAAGCCGCCCGAGGGCGGCTTTTTGCATGGGGCGGGTGGGACGCG
It encodes the following:
- a CDS encoding peptidylprolyl isomerase yields the protein MEISEQCVVGLTWTMKDTLGEVLDVLDEPVEFLVGGDDLFDVIEAALQGHEPGARVQLQLEPEQGFGDFNDQLLFLEPRSLFPEGTEEGMTFDGAALPEGVSEAMPKDAIYTVAEIYPEHLVLDGNHPLAGIAVRLDITVRSVREATEDEIGRGTAGTGFFKVPPTAPGNDLLH
- a CDS encoding cupin domain-containing protein, which gives rise to MEITQPLPLLGGLSAAQFMRRHWQKKPLLVRQAVPAMVPPIERSALFALAAREDVESRLIRHGKAGWTLRHGPFARRALPPLNQAAWTLLVQGVDLHHDGVHALLQQFRFLPDARLDDLMISYASDQGGVGPHFDSYDVFLLQAQGRRRWSIGKQSDLRLSPGVPLKILAHFEPEETFVLEPGDMLYLPPKYAHDGVALGDDCMTCSIGLRSAAVGELGADLLARMAQGYAEDLEEAGPAELARYCDPSQPAVETPAAMPAALQAFARKAVEAALRDPDTIDRALGESLTEPKANVWFDEGEAPDLLQQVALDRRTRMLYDARHVYINGESFRAGGADATLMRRLADRRALGPRELARASEGARALLAEWCEAGWVHAR